A window from Drosophila subobscura isolate 14011-0131.10 chromosome O, UCBerk_Dsub_1.0, whole genome shotgun sequence encodes these proteins:
- the LOC117899013 gene encoding probable histone-lysine N-methyltransferase Mes-4 isoform X2, with amino-acid sequence MKLSAGTHSETGGVGAQSNGSFTADASDATDDAAAGNAKSVASASQITEHLETVKGEQRRRAAATHDGDLDFPENDLNSSLSPKNALLATKKLQRLSSNRKRDLINLQSALSPKYIGYANANSPTPLSDSDDTVRTTRRRVNQAAALNNNNNNASHNKNDNGDVQPRNNVERTESPQTVEGTPLLDRSESKTYMSPIEKLLLKNGASSPKSTGFETDPDDVVPLATRLKLQRKLKRTAKTSPSAEKTEADTATTKMDEKTENATATTEIEEEKVEATLEAETPIEEGADIVMEEQTMEAILENEEPSEMEEKMETNNLQPKEITDDAVIEDTVPINMNVKSECESESGASSCDVDEADSSSPISSLGSEHTQDTLPGEPADTSSKTIESIDEPNNPDSELACALPSAASTGMKSPGDLSPTSFRQPEDNGYMKSPSSVSLDSAKGLSIVTDPGWPTYQVGDLYWGKVFTYCYWPCMVCPDPYGQIVGNPPAHPQRTSTDNAPVPIQVHVRFFADNGRRNWIKPENLLTFAGLKAYEDHREEVRIKHGNRSGKYRTMVPKRSKLEVWRQAIDEAKLVAEVPYPERLEKFYKIYESVVTLNRQKRKRTNSMAQDTSDVGSSLYDSTDNLHAKQHLQLMSVKRERSETPVSPAFSPVKKSQKRTKRRKLSKGAEAETGGSSMPSQAGGSAENNVTTTISEIEEYRHLFDIIQEYVIVHRHDEQVDKVLRAVVDNIWSLKKFQMREKHRELACAAIYLNRELDSAIVQRDRGAGTTQRLSNRLRTLVERRSRTPVVTPSGTPTPNANSGEAVVLERRLSEIPKTKKPVNRPIEEVVDDIFQLDSKYLFRGLNRGSVCKYCYKPGSNLLQCSRTCHSWMHADCLESKKSGLPITKKDGTKLKALEAASSSTSTSTSPSPVPEIEHITGDAPDALATVATPTIEVICYECNIDEDATCCICRQVLPPQYPSPTPGSPLKEPSEAKEPRLVDGTMITCGQNMCGRKFHAGCCKYWPQAIVSSSLTRCPLHVCHTCVSDNPRKFLPVGSSKLTRCVKCSASYHQDSRCIPAGSRMLTTTTLICPRHNVAKTDAHLNVLWCFICVKGGELLCCETCPIAVHSGCRDVPIEKHENYICEECESGRLPLYGEIVWAKFNNFRWWPAIILPPTEIPHNILKKAHGESEFVVRFFGTHDHGWIPRRRVYLYIEGDNGEKLKPKSQLHRKFYNGIEEATRFLKITKARRHEQMVARGIKVNPPPYVKIKMNKAVPPVKFVTNSEEHSTCDCRPEDEHPCGSNSNCLNRMLFNECHPEYCLCGDRCENRMFETRKSPRLDVVYMNDRGFGLVCREPIAEGDFVIEYVGEVINQEEFQRRMLEKQTARDENFYFLGLEKDFIIDAGPKGNLARFMNHSCEPNCTTQKWTVNCSHRVGLFAIKDIPAETELTFNYLWDDLLNDKKKACHCGSERCSGEIGGKLKEKLKQLQRSRTSAIRIQVPPAKRAKKSVPKVKHVSADDEPQETKKDQ; translated from the exons caacaacaacaacgcaagccacaacaaaaacgacaaCGGCGATGTACAGCCCAGGAACAATGTCGAGCGAACAGAATCACCACAGACCGTCGAAGGGACGCCGCTGCTAGATCGCAGCGAGAGTAAAACCTACATGAGCCCCATCGAAAAGCTGCTACTCAAAAATGGCGCTAGCTCACCAAAAAGCACAGGCTTTGAAACGGATCCCGATGACGTGGTACCCCTAGCCACCCGCCTGAAACTTCAGCGAAAGCTGAAGCGTACCGCCAAAACTAGTCCGTCGGCAGAGAAGACAGAGGCAGATACAGCGACTACAAAGATGGATGAAAAAACAGAGAATGCGACTGCGACTACAGAGATAGAAGAAGAGAAAGTAGAAGCGACTTTAGAAGCGGAAACCCCGATAGAGGAAGGAGCGGACATAGTAATGGAAGAGCAGACGATGGAAGCGATTTTGGAGAACGAAGAGCCATCAGAGATGGaagaaaaaatggaaacaaacaatttacaacCAAAAGAAATCACTGACGATGCAGTCATCGAAGACACCGTCCCCATCAACATGAATGTAAAATCTGAGTGCGAGTCCGAGTCTGGGGCATCTTCCTGCGATGTGGAtgaggcagacagcagcagcccgatTAGTTCTTTAGGCagcgaacacacacaagacacgCTGCCAGGCGAACCAGCCGATACGAGTAGCAAAACCATTGAGTCGATTGACGAGCCGAATAACCCAGACTCTGAATTGGCGTGCGCCTTACCATCGGCGGCATCAACAGGCATGAAATCCCCTGGAGATCTGAGCCCGACATCCTTTCGCCAGCCAGAGGATAACGGGTACATGAAGTCGCCGTCTTCGGTGAGTCTGGACAGTGCCAAAGGATTGTCGATAGTCACCGATCCGGGCTGGCCCACCTATCAGGTGGGTGATCTGTATTGGGGAAAGGTCTTTACCTACTGCTACTGGCCGTGCATGGTGTGCCCGGATCCGTATGGTCAGATTGTGGGCAACCCGCCAGCCCATCCACAGCGCACATCCACGGACAACGCGCCCGTGCCCATTCAGGTGCATGTTCGCTTCTTTGCCGATAACGGACGCCGCAACTGGATTAAGCCCGAAAACCTGCTGACCTTTGCCGGCCTCAAGGCATACGAAGATCACCGCGAGGAGGTGCGCATCAAGCATGGCAACAGGAGCGGCAAGTACCGAACGATGGTGCCCAAGCGGTCGAAACTTGAGGTCTGGCGGCAGGCCATCGATGAGGCCAAACTAGTGGCCGAGGTGCCCTATCCCGAGCGACTGGAGAAATTCTATAAGATTTATGAGAGCGTTGT AACCCTTAACAGGCAGAAGCGGAAACGCACCAACTCCATGGCGCAGGACACGTCGGATGTGGGTAGCAGCCTGTACGACTCCACAGACAACTTGCACGCCAAACAGCATCTTCAGTTGATGAGCGTGAAGCGTGAACGCTCGGAGACGCCGGTAAGTCCGGCCTTCTCGCCCGTTAAGAAAAGTCAGAAGCGAACCAAGCGGCGAAAGCTGAGCAAGGGAGCTGAGGCGGAGactggcggcagcagcatgccATCGCAGGCTGGGGGAAGTGCCGAGAACAATGTCACTACCACGATTTCGGAAATCGAAGAATATCGTCACCTATTTGATATCATCCAGGAATATGTGATTGTCCATCGGCACGACGAACAAGTGGACAAGGTTCTTCGGGCCGTAGTTGACAATATCTGGTCATTGAAGAAATTTCAAATGCGCGAAAAACATCGAGAGTTGGCTTGTGCAGCAATTTATCTGAATCGGGAGCTCGACTCGGCCATCGTCCAACGTGACCGCGGCGCTGGCACCACCCAGCGGCTATCCAATCGCCTGAGAACGCTGGTGGAGCGACGGAGCCGTACGCCAGTTGTTACGCCAAGTGGTACGCCGACACCCAACGCCAACAGTGGTGAGGCAGTGGTACTGGAGAGGCGTCTCTCGGAAATTCCAAAGACCAAAAAGCCAGTGAATCGACCCATCGAAGAGGTTGTCGACGATATATTCCAGCTGGACAGCAAGTATCTCTTCCGCGGCCTCAACCGAGGCTCCGTCTGTAAATATTGCTACAAGCCCGGCTCGAATCTGCTGCAGTGCTCGCGTACCTGCCACAGCTGGATGCATGCCGATTGCCTGGAGAGCAAGAAAAGTGGACTGCCCATAACCAAAAAGGACGGAACGAAGCTTAAAGCTTTAGAAGCTGCATCCTCCTCTACCTCTACGTCTACCTCACCGTCGCCCGTTCCCGAAATTGAACACATCACAGGCGACGCTCCTGACGCCTTAGCCACTGTTGCTACGCCTACCATTGAGGTGATCTGCTATGAGTGCAATATTGATGAAGATGCCACCTGTTGCATTTGTCGCCAAGTCTTGCCGCCCCAGTACCCCTCACCGACACCCGGCTCGCCGCTGAAGGAGCCAAGCGAAGCAAAGGAACCCCGACTAGTGGACGGGACGATGATAACGTGTGGCCAAAATATGTGCGGCAGGAAATTCCATGCCGGATGCTGTAAATACTGGCCACAAGCGATCGTCAGCAGCTCCCTGACACGCTGCCCGCTGCACGTATGCCACACGTGCGTCTCGGACAATCCTCGAAAATTCCTACCGGTTGGCAGCTCGAAGCTAACACGATGCGTCAAATGCTCAGCCTCGTATCATCAGGACTCTCGCTGCATACCCGCCGGCAGTCGTATGCTGACCACCACGACCCTCATCTGCCCCCGCCACAATGTGGCCAAGACCGATGCCCATTTGAACGTGCTGTGGTGCTTCATATGCGTCAAGGGCGGGGAGCTACTGTGCTGCGAGACCTGTCCCATTGCCGTGCACTCGGGCTGTCGCGATGTACCGATCGAAAAGCATGAGAACTACATCTGCGAGGAGTGCGAGAGTGGACGGCTGCCGCTCTATGGCGAGATCGTCTGGGCAAAGTTCAACAACTTTCGTTGGTGGCCAGCCATAATTCTGCCACCCACCGAGATACCTCACAACATTCTGAAGAAGGCGCATGGCGAAAGTGAGTTTGTGGTGCGTTTCTTTGGCACACACGACCATGGATGGATACCACGTCGACGTGTCTACCTGTACATCGAGGGGGATAATGGGGAGAAGCTGAAGCCCAAGTCTCAGCTGCACAGGAAATTCTACAACGGCATAGAGGAGGCCACGCGCTTTCTTAAAATCACCAAGGCCAGGCGCCATGAGCAGATGGTGGCGCGCGGCATCAAGGTGAATCCACCACCATACGTGAAAATAAAGATGAACAAGGCAGTGCCGCCTGTGAAGTTCGTGACCAATTCGGAGGAGCATAGCACATGTGATTGCCGGCCCGAGGATGAGCATCCTTGCGGCTCAAACTCCAACTGCCTCAATCGGATGCTGTTCAACGAGTGCCATCCGGAATACTGTCTATGCGGCGACCGCTGCGAGAATCGGATGTTCGAGACCCGCAAATCGCCTCGCTTGGATGTTGTCTATATGAATGACCGAGGATTCGGACTGGTCTGTCGTGAACCCATCGCCGAGGGCGATTTCGTCATCGAGTACGTGGGAGAGGTGATCAATCAAGAGGAGTTCCAGCGTCGTATGCTCGAGAAGCAAACGGCTCGGGACGAGAACTTTTACTTCCTTGGCTTGGAGAAAGACTTTATCATCGATGCCGGCCCAAAAGGAAATCTCGCGCGGTTCATGAATCATTCATGCGAGCCCAACTGCACAACCCAAAAATGGACTGTCAACTGCAGCCATCGTGTGGGACTCTTTGCCATTAAAGACATTCCAGCG GAAACGGAGCTGACTTTCAACTATTTGTGGGATGATCTGCTGAATGACAAGAAGAAAGCCTGCCACTGTGGCTCGGAACGTTGCTCCGGGGAGATAGGCGGCAAACTGAAAGAAAAG CTAAAGCAACTGCAACGCAGCAGAACCTCTGCCATTCGCATCCAAGTGCCTCCGGCCAAGAGGGCTAAGAAATCTGTGCCCAAAGTCAAGCACGTGAGCGCCGACGACGAGCCACAAGAGACTAAAAAGGATCAGTAA
- the LOC117899013 gene encoding probable histone-lysine N-methyltransferase Mes-4 isoform X1 — translation MKLSAGTHSETGGVGAQSNGSFTADASDATDDAAAGNAKSVASASQITEHLETVKGEQRRRAAATHDGDLDFPENDLNSSLSPKNALLATKKLQRLSSNRKRDLINLQSALSPKYIGYANANSPTPLSDSDDTVRTTRRRVNQAAALNNNNNNASHNKNDNGDVQPRNNVERTESPQTVEGTPLLDRSESKTYMSPIEKLLLKNGASSPKSTGFETDPDDVVPLATRLKLQRKLKRTAKTSPSAEKTEADTATTKMDEKTENATATTEIEEEKVEATLEAETPIEEGADIVMEEQTMEAILENEEPSEMEEKMETNNLQPKEITDDAVIEDTVPINMNVKSECESESGASSCDVDEADSSSPISSLGSEHTQDTLPGEPADTSSKTIESIDEPNNPDSELACALPSAASTGMKSPGDLSPTSFRQPEDNGYMKSPSSVSLDSAKGLSIVTDPGWPTYQVGDLYWGKVFTYCYWPCMVCPDPYGQIVGNPPAHPQRTSTDNAPVPIQVHVRFFADNGRRNWIKPENLLTFAGLKAYEDHREEVRIKHGNRSGKYRTMVPKRSKLEVWRQAIDEAKLVAEVPYPERLEKFYKIYESVVTLNRQKRKRTNSMAQDTSDVGSSLYDSTDNLHAKQHLQLMSVKRERSETPVSPAFSPVKKSQKRTKRRKLSKGAEAETGGSSMPSQAGGSAENNVTTTISEIEEYRHLFDIIQEYVIVHRHDEQVDKVLRAVVDNIWSLKKFQMREKHRELACAAIYLNRELDSAIVQRDRGAGTTQRLSNRLRTLVERRSRTPVVTPSGTPTPNANSGEAVVLERRLSEIPKTKKPVNRPIEEVVDDIFQLDSKYLFRGLNRGSVCKYCYKPGSNLLQCSRTCHSWMHADCLESKKSGLPITKKDGTKLKALEAASSSTSTSTSPSPVPEIEHITGDAPDALATVATPTIEVICYECNIDEDATCCICRQVLPPQYPSPTPGSPLKEPSEAKEPRLVDGTMITCGQNMCGRKFHAGCCKYWPQAIVSSSLTRCPLHVCHTCVSDNPRKFLPVGSSKLTRCVKCSASYHQDSRCIPAGSRMLTTTTLICPRHNVAKTDAHLNVLWCFICVKGGELLCCETCPIAVHSGCRDVPIEKHENYICEECESGRLPLYGEIVWAKFNNFRWWPAIILPPTEIPHNILKKAHGESEFVVRFFGTHDHGWIPRRRVYLYIEGDNGEKLKPKSQLHRKFYNGIEEATRFLKITKARRHEQMVARGIKVNPPPYVKIKMNKAVPPVKFVTNSEEHSTCDCRPEDEHPCGSNSNCLNRMLFNECHPEYCLCGDRCENRMFETRKSPRLDVVYMNDRGFGLVCREPIAEGDFVIEYVGEVINQEEFQRRMLEKQTARDENFYFLGLEKDFIIDAGPKGNLARFMNHSCEPNCTTQKWTVNCSHRVGLFAIKDIPAETELTFNYLWDDLLNDKKKACHCGSERCSGEIGGKLKEKATTLKLKQLQRSRTSAIRIQVPPAKRAKKSVPKVKHVSADDEPQETKKDQ, via the exons caacaacaacaacgcaagccacaacaaaaacgacaaCGGCGATGTACAGCCCAGGAACAATGTCGAGCGAACAGAATCACCACAGACCGTCGAAGGGACGCCGCTGCTAGATCGCAGCGAGAGTAAAACCTACATGAGCCCCATCGAAAAGCTGCTACTCAAAAATGGCGCTAGCTCACCAAAAAGCACAGGCTTTGAAACGGATCCCGATGACGTGGTACCCCTAGCCACCCGCCTGAAACTTCAGCGAAAGCTGAAGCGTACCGCCAAAACTAGTCCGTCGGCAGAGAAGACAGAGGCAGATACAGCGACTACAAAGATGGATGAAAAAACAGAGAATGCGACTGCGACTACAGAGATAGAAGAAGAGAAAGTAGAAGCGACTTTAGAAGCGGAAACCCCGATAGAGGAAGGAGCGGACATAGTAATGGAAGAGCAGACGATGGAAGCGATTTTGGAGAACGAAGAGCCATCAGAGATGGaagaaaaaatggaaacaaacaatttacaacCAAAAGAAATCACTGACGATGCAGTCATCGAAGACACCGTCCCCATCAACATGAATGTAAAATCTGAGTGCGAGTCCGAGTCTGGGGCATCTTCCTGCGATGTGGAtgaggcagacagcagcagcccgatTAGTTCTTTAGGCagcgaacacacacaagacacgCTGCCAGGCGAACCAGCCGATACGAGTAGCAAAACCATTGAGTCGATTGACGAGCCGAATAACCCAGACTCTGAATTGGCGTGCGCCTTACCATCGGCGGCATCAACAGGCATGAAATCCCCTGGAGATCTGAGCCCGACATCCTTTCGCCAGCCAGAGGATAACGGGTACATGAAGTCGCCGTCTTCGGTGAGTCTGGACAGTGCCAAAGGATTGTCGATAGTCACCGATCCGGGCTGGCCCACCTATCAGGTGGGTGATCTGTATTGGGGAAAGGTCTTTACCTACTGCTACTGGCCGTGCATGGTGTGCCCGGATCCGTATGGTCAGATTGTGGGCAACCCGCCAGCCCATCCACAGCGCACATCCACGGACAACGCGCCCGTGCCCATTCAGGTGCATGTTCGCTTCTTTGCCGATAACGGACGCCGCAACTGGATTAAGCCCGAAAACCTGCTGACCTTTGCCGGCCTCAAGGCATACGAAGATCACCGCGAGGAGGTGCGCATCAAGCATGGCAACAGGAGCGGCAAGTACCGAACGATGGTGCCCAAGCGGTCGAAACTTGAGGTCTGGCGGCAGGCCATCGATGAGGCCAAACTAGTGGCCGAGGTGCCCTATCCCGAGCGACTGGAGAAATTCTATAAGATTTATGAGAGCGTTGT AACCCTTAACAGGCAGAAGCGGAAACGCACCAACTCCATGGCGCAGGACACGTCGGATGTGGGTAGCAGCCTGTACGACTCCACAGACAACTTGCACGCCAAACAGCATCTTCAGTTGATGAGCGTGAAGCGTGAACGCTCGGAGACGCCGGTAAGTCCGGCCTTCTCGCCCGTTAAGAAAAGTCAGAAGCGAACCAAGCGGCGAAAGCTGAGCAAGGGAGCTGAGGCGGAGactggcggcagcagcatgccATCGCAGGCTGGGGGAAGTGCCGAGAACAATGTCACTACCACGATTTCGGAAATCGAAGAATATCGTCACCTATTTGATATCATCCAGGAATATGTGATTGTCCATCGGCACGACGAACAAGTGGACAAGGTTCTTCGGGCCGTAGTTGACAATATCTGGTCATTGAAGAAATTTCAAATGCGCGAAAAACATCGAGAGTTGGCTTGTGCAGCAATTTATCTGAATCGGGAGCTCGACTCGGCCATCGTCCAACGTGACCGCGGCGCTGGCACCACCCAGCGGCTATCCAATCGCCTGAGAACGCTGGTGGAGCGACGGAGCCGTACGCCAGTTGTTACGCCAAGTGGTACGCCGACACCCAACGCCAACAGTGGTGAGGCAGTGGTACTGGAGAGGCGTCTCTCGGAAATTCCAAAGACCAAAAAGCCAGTGAATCGACCCATCGAAGAGGTTGTCGACGATATATTCCAGCTGGACAGCAAGTATCTCTTCCGCGGCCTCAACCGAGGCTCCGTCTGTAAATATTGCTACAAGCCCGGCTCGAATCTGCTGCAGTGCTCGCGTACCTGCCACAGCTGGATGCATGCCGATTGCCTGGAGAGCAAGAAAAGTGGACTGCCCATAACCAAAAAGGACGGAACGAAGCTTAAAGCTTTAGAAGCTGCATCCTCCTCTACCTCTACGTCTACCTCACCGTCGCCCGTTCCCGAAATTGAACACATCACAGGCGACGCTCCTGACGCCTTAGCCACTGTTGCTACGCCTACCATTGAGGTGATCTGCTATGAGTGCAATATTGATGAAGATGCCACCTGTTGCATTTGTCGCCAAGTCTTGCCGCCCCAGTACCCCTCACCGACACCCGGCTCGCCGCTGAAGGAGCCAAGCGAAGCAAAGGAACCCCGACTAGTGGACGGGACGATGATAACGTGTGGCCAAAATATGTGCGGCAGGAAATTCCATGCCGGATGCTGTAAATACTGGCCACAAGCGATCGTCAGCAGCTCCCTGACACGCTGCCCGCTGCACGTATGCCACACGTGCGTCTCGGACAATCCTCGAAAATTCCTACCGGTTGGCAGCTCGAAGCTAACACGATGCGTCAAATGCTCAGCCTCGTATCATCAGGACTCTCGCTGCATACCCGCCGGCAGTCGTATGCTGACCACCACGACCCTCATCTGCCCCCGCCACAATGTGGCCAAGACCGATGCCCATTTGAACGTGCTGTGGTGCTTCATATGCGTCAAGGGCGGGGAGCTACTGTGCTGCGAGACCTGTCCCATTGCCGTGCACTCGGGCTGTCGCGATGTACCGATCGAAAAGCATGAGAACTACATCTGCGAGGAGTGCGAGAGTGGACGGCTGCCGCTCTATGGCGAGATCGTCTGGGCAAAGTTCAACAACTTTCGTTGGTGGCCAGCCATAATTCTGCCACCCACCGAGATACCTCACAACATTCTGAAGAAGGCGCATGGCGAAAGTGAGTTTGTGGTGCGTTTCTTTGGCACACACGACCATGGATGGATACCACGTCGACGTGTCTACCTGTACATCGAGGGGGATAATGGGGAGAAGCTGAAGCCCAAGTCTCAGCTGCACAGGAAATTCTACAACGGCATAGAGGAGGCCACGCGCTTTCTTAAAATCACCAAGGCCAGGCGCCATGAGCAGATGGTGGCGCGCGGCATCAAGGTGAATCCACCACCATACGTGAAAATAAAGATGAACAAGGCAGTGCCGCCTGTGAAGTTCGTGACCAATTCGGAGGAGCATAGCACATGTGATTGCCGGCCCGAGGATGAGCATCCTTGCGGCTCAAACTCCAACTGCCTCAATCGGATGCTGTTCAACGAGTGCCATCCGGAATACTGTCTATGCGGCGACCGCTGCGAGAATCGGATGTTCGAGACCCGCAAATCGCCTCGCTTGGATGTTGTCTATATGAATGACCGAGGATTCGGACTGGTCTGTCGTGAACCCATCGCCGAGGGCGATTTCGTCATCGAGTACGTGGGAGAGGTGATCAATCAAGAGGAGTTCCAGCGTCGTATGCTCGAGAAGCAAACGGCTCGGGACGAGAACTTTTACTTCCTTGGCTTGGAGAAAGACTTTATCATCGATGCCGGCCCAAAAGGAAATCTCGCGCGGTTCATGAATCATTCATGCGAGCCCAACTGCACAACCCAAAAATGGACTGTCAACTGCAGCCATCGTGTGGGACTCTTTGCCATTAAAGACATTCCAGCG GAAACGGAGCTGACTTTCAACTATTTGTGGGATGATCTGCTGAATGACAAGAAGAAAGCCTGCCACTGTGGCTCGGAACGTTGCTCCGGGGAGATAGGCGGCAAACTGAAAGAAAAG GCCACCACTTTAAAGCTAAAGCAACTGCAACGCAGCAGAACCTCTGCCATTCGCATCCAAGTGCCTCCGGCCAAGAGGGCTAAGAAATCTGTGCCCAAAGTCAAGCACGTGAGCGCCGACGACGAGCCACAAGAGACTAAAAAGGATCAGTAA